The genomic stretch TATCAGAATACTTGACGTATTTCCCGCGAGAGTTGAGGTAGTATTCCTGGGTTGGCAAGACCAGCAGAAAAACGAAATTCACTGGAGATATCGAATTTTCCATCTGCCAGGGAAAAGGGATGTCTTTCGAAGGAGAAATGCCGATAGAGACAATCGGAGAAGATATGAGGTTTATTCTAGCGTGCGGAAAAGCTATGTTCCCTTCCAGAACAAAAGAATTAATTTTTTCTCTGTCTAAAAGAGCTTTCAAAATAGTAGTGTAGTGCTCGGTTTTTACTCCCTTGAGCAGTTCGGAATACACGCCTTTTGAAGTTGAAGATTTCAGAATAAAGACGTTCTTCTCTTCGATCAAATGGATAATATTATAGCCCTTTCCCAATAATCTTTAATAAAATATATTCTATAACCTTCCATGTCAATGTTTTTCTTTGTTCTTGTCCCAGAGAAGGATATACAAGAAAAAAGGCGCGCCGAGGAGAGCGGTGACGACTCCTACAGGTAATTCCGAGGGTTGGACCGCTTTTCTGGATACTATGTCGGCAATTGTCAGAAATGCCGCTCCTGAAAAAAATGATGATGGTAAAAGAAGCCGATAATCGTTTCCGGAAATTTTTCTTTCGGCGTGAGGAACTATCAGGCCTACAAAGCCTATTGGTCCGAAAAAAGCCACGCATCCGGCTGTAAAAAGGCTTACCATGAGAAAAGAGATTTTTTGAAGAGATTGGACGTTTATTCCCCTTGAGTAGCTTATTTCATCTGAGAAAAATAAATGGTTGTATGAGTTCATGTTAAAAAAAGAGAAGACAATCAGAGGGCATGCGAAAACAAAACTCCAGAAAAAATTCGGCCAGTTAGCAAACGCGAGCGACCCCGCGAGCCATCTGTCAATTGATCCTGAAGTGAAAGGGTTGGAGATAAACCTCAGAAGGGTTATTGATGAACCCGCGAAAATGCTCAATGTGATTCCCGCCAGGACAAGGTCATGTACAGAAAATATTTTTCTCCTCGAAGAAAATATGTATATGAAAACGGTTGTCAAGGAGGAGAACAATAGAGAGAAGAATATTCCCGAAAGGGCGATAAAAGGCAAATAAGTCAGGGCCAGGTACGCGCCTAAAGAAGAGACGCTGCTCAACCCAAGTGTGTATGGTTCTACAAGGGGATTTTTCAGGGTGCTCTGAAGAATGGCTCCTGAAAGAGATAAGCCTCCGCCCAGCAAAAAAGCAGTCAGCGCTCGCGGTATTCGGTAATCGAAGAATATATCGCGCAGTACGCCTTCTTTGAGAAGGTCTGAAATAGAGATTTGGACCGCTCCGAAAAGAGGAGCCGCTGATAGAAGAAAAAAAGCAGGCAAAGCATGGCAGAATAGGACAATCGCGAGTTTCTTTTTTGTCAGAACAGTTTTCAAACCGACCTCGGGAAAACAAGAGGAGATTCACCCTGATAAACGAGAGAGAGAGAGTCTCCGAAAACATCTCTTACCGTTTTTTCGTCTATTACGTCCCGAGGTCTGCCCTTTGAATAAACTTTTCCTTCCTTGAGGATGACAATTTCATCGGAAAAGACGCTGGCGAGTGTTATATTGTGGCTTGCCATTAGGACTGTTGTGCCCCTAGACGCGAAGATCCTCAGTTTTTTGTATATGTCCACCTGATAAGAGATATCAAGAGAAGCAGTTGGTTCGTCCAAGATCAAAAAATCAGAAGCTTGGGCGATGCTTGCGGCGATCAGGGCTCTTTGGCGTTCTCCGCCGCTCAGGCCGTTGAATTTTCTTTCGGATATATGTTCTAGATCAAACTCTTTAAGAAGATTTTTCAGAGGAAAAAAATCTTGTGACTGGGCAAATCCGAATTTTCCCAGCCAGGGATTTCTGCCCAATATGATCATTTGCTCTACGGTGAAAGGTATGTCAAGACCGGCGAATTGAGGCAGGTAAGATATCATCTTGGATTTTTCTTTAAGAGAAAGTTTTGTTATGTTTTTTCCCTTAAAAAAAATTCTGCCGTGAGTTGGCTTCAGGTAACCCAGGGCTAATTTCAAAACTGTGCTCTTTCCGCTTCCGTTAGGTCCTATAATTGCCGTTAGATTTCCTTTTTTCAATTCCAGATCTATTCCGGAAAGCTTAAACTCATTCCCGTATGAAAATGAAACTCCCTCAATTTTCAGCATTGACAGCTCTTTGAAGAACAGAATGTATGTATAAGGCGGATTCTATGAAATTAGGTCCAGGCAAAAGAACCGACTCGTCAAACACGATATGTATATGCTTATTTTTGGATGCTTGTATTCCCGGGTAGGCTTTGATCCATTTTTCGACCATTTTCAGAGAATCCTCGGTGTCTTCAGATGGAAAAAGCTCAATTATGATTTCAGGGTTGAGTACAACAACCGTTTCTCTCGTTATTTCCGGATACAAAACAGTATTGTCGCCCAGGACGTTTTCGCCTCCGGCTATTGAGATAATTTCGCCTAAAAAAGTATTGCTGTTCGCCGACATAAACTTTTCCGGCGTAGATGTCCCTGAAGTTATCGCTATAAGAACTTTTGGTCTATATGGAAAATGAAGCGCAGAAAGGGATTTGACCTCTTTTCTTATGTTGAAAATTATTGAATCGCCGGTCTTTTCCCTGTTCAGTAATTTTGAAATTTCATCTATTGTACATAGAATGCTCGCTGTGTCTTCTACGGTGAAGGAGAGGACTTCGATGGAATAATTGCCGAGGAAGTTTTCAAAATCCCTGGAATTCCCGGCGATAAAAATCGCGTTCGGTTTTAAGGAGGCGATGAGTTCAAGATTAGGGTTCAATATACCCCCGACTTTGACTGCGTTTGGCGAGGCGAGGTTGGGGTCGGACCAATTGTCTATGCCGATAATATGCTGAGAAAAGCCGAGCGACGCCACGATCTCGGTCAGGTTTGGCCCTATTACGACCAACTTATCATATCTGTACTCCGGTTTCTGAGCGCTTTTTTCTGAGCAACTCAAAAGGAGAACGGAAGTTAAAACTATATGGAAGGAAGGTTTCACATCTCAATGCCAGTTCTGGCTTCTACACCTTCTCGGTAATAATGTTTCACTTCTTCCATGACTGTCACCAGGTCGGCTCTTTGGATAAATTCCATAGGCGCGTATCTTCCGGTAAAAACAAGCTCCATGTTAACGGGTTTTTTTTCTATAAGATCCAATATTTTTTTTGAATCCAAAAGGCCGAAATGGGCTGCGATGTTTATTTCGTCGAGTATGACGAGGTCGTATTCTCCTGAAGATACGGCATCAAGAGATCTTTGAAATCCCTTTTCAGCCCTTTCATAGTCAATTTTCGAGGGTGAAACCATGTCTATGAATTCCCGACCACCGAACAATTCGTAAAAAATCTGTCCCCTGAATTTGTCCAAGGCGAGGTGCTCAGAATAGGGCAGTCCTTTCAAAAATTGACCAATGTAAACTTTAAGACCTGCCCCCGCTGCGCGGATTGAGAGTCCTAACGCCGCGGTTGTCTTTCCTTTGCCGTTTCCTGTGTAAACCTGAAAATAACCCCTGACTAACTTCGCCATTTTCGATTATCCTGAACCTTCAACCTGTTATTTTTTTAGTTTCTTGTCTTGCCAAAGAACGGTATAAATTGTGATAATGCATTACCCTGTATTCCCAGGAATGGTTTTCATCCATACCGTTGACAATTATTTTTTTCCACAAATTTTTATCCTTGTCGAAGAGAGCGATGGCTCTGAAAAGAGCTGATGTAAATTCTATTTCGGAAAAAGGTGAAAATTTGAATCCGTTTCCTTTTTCTGTTATCGGATCGATATTCTTGATTGTGTCGTCGAGACCTCCGGTCGCGTGAACCACGGGCATGGTGCCGTATTTTAAAGCGAACATCTGGGTCAACCCGCAGGGTTCGTAACGGCTGGGGACAATGAAAATATCTGATGCGGCGATGATCTGGTGCGAAAGGGGCTCGTCGAATGCGTTTATGAATTTAAAGTTATTATAATGTCTTGAAATCTCGTGAAATTGTCTCTCAATTTCAGGATCACCTGTTCCTAATACGACCATATGGATGTCGCTGGAGAGAATGCCCGGGAGAACTCTGGCGATCATGTCATGGCCTTTCTGGTAAGCGATTCTTGAAATTCCTCCGACAAG from candidate division WOR-3 bacterium encodes the following:
- a CDS encoding PTS sugar transporter subunit IIA; protein product: MIEEKNVFILKSSTSKGVYSELLKGVKTEHYTTILKALLDREKINSFVLEGNIAFPHARINLISSPIVSIGISPSKDIPFPWQMENSISPVNFVFLLVLPTQEYYLNSRGKYVKYSD
- a CDS encoding ABC transporter ATP-binding protein encodes the protein MLKIEGVSFSYGNEFKLSGIDLELKKGNLTAIIGPNGSGKSTVLKLALGYLKPTHGRIFFKGKNITKLSLKEKSKMISYLPQFAGLDIPFTVEQMIILGRNPWLGKFGFAQSQDFFPLKNLLKEFDLEHISERKFNGLSGGERQRALIAASIAQASDFLILDEPTASLDISYQVDIYKKLRIFASRGTTVLMASHNITLASVFSDEIVILKEGKVYSKGRPRDVIDEKTVRDVFGDSLSLVYQGESPLVFPRSV
- a CDS encoding ABC transporter substrate-binding protein — its product is MSCSEKSAQKPEYRYDKLVVIGPNLTEIVASLGFSQHIIGIDNWSDPNLASPNAVKVGGILNPNLELIASLKPNAIFIAGNSRDFENFLGNYSIEVLSFTVEDTASILCTIDEISKLLNREKTGDSIIFNIRKEVKSLSALHFPYRPKVLIAITSGTSTPEKFMSANSNTFLGEIISIAGGENVLGDNTVLYPEITRETVVVLNPEIIIELFPSEDTEDSLKMVEKWIKAYPGIQASKNKHIHIVFDESVLLPGPNFIESALYIHSVLQRAVNAEN
- a CDS encoding cob(I)yrinic acid a,c-diamide adenosyltransferase — protein: MAKLVRGYFQVYTGNGKGKTTAALGLSIRAAGAGLKVYIGQFLKGLPYSEHLALDKFRGQIFYELFGGREFIDMVSPSKIDYERAEKGFQRSLDAVSSGEYDLVILDEINIAAHFGLLDSKKILDLIEKKPVNMELVFTGRYAPMEFIQRADLVTVMEEVKHYYREGVEARTGIEM
- a CDS encoding iron ABC transporter permease, which gives rise to MKTVLTKKKLAIVLFCHALPAFFLLSAAPLFGAVQISISDLLKEGVLRDIFFDYRIPRALTAFLLGGGLSLSGAILQSTLKNPLVEPYTLGLSSVSSLGAYLALTYLPFIALSGIFFSLLFSSLTTVFIYIFSSRRKIFSVHDLVLAGITLSIFAGSSITLLRFISNPFTSGSIDRWLAGSLAFANWPNFFWSFVFACPLIVFSFFNMNSYNHLFFSDEISYSRGINVQSLQKISFLMVSLFTAGCVAFFGPIGFVGLIVPHAERKISGNDYRLLLPSSFFSGAAFLTIADIVSRKAVQPSELPVGVVTALLGAPFFLYILLWDKNKEKH